From a single Lates calcarifer isolate ASB-BC8 linkage group LG12, TLL_Latcal_v3, whole genome shotgun sequence genomic region:
- the uba3 gene encoding LOW QUALITY PROTEIN: NEDD8-activating enzyme E1 catalytic subunit (The sequence of the model RefSeq protein was modified relative to this genomic sequence to represent the inferred CDS: deleted 1 base in 1 codon), whose translation MADTDEPEKKRRRVVELTEKMVVDGGNGHTCEWEGRWNHIKKFLERSGPFTHPDFEPSTESLQFMLETCKILVIGAGGLGCELLKDLALSGFRNIHVVDMDTIDVSNLNRQFLFRPKDVGRSKAEVAADFINSRIPGCCVVPHYTKIQDLDETFYRQFHIIVCGLDSVVARRWMNGMLLSLLVYEDGVLDPGSIIPLIDGGTEGFKGNARVILPGMTACIDCTLELYPPQINFPMCTIASMPRLPEHCIEYVRMLLWPKETPFGDGVALDGDDPEQIQWVYQRSLERAAEFNITGVTYRLTQGVVKRIIPAVASTNAVIAAACATEVFKIASSAYIPLNNYMVFNDVDGLYTYTFEAERKENCSACSQVPLDLRFAPSSKLQEVLDYLTESASLQMKSPAITATVEGKNKTLYLQSVASIEQRTRPNLSKTLKELGLTDGQELAVADVTTPQTMLFRLCFTS comes from the exons ATGGCGGACACGGATGAGCC ggagaagaaaagaaggagagtAGTGGAGCTGACTGAGAA GATGGTGGTGGATGGAGGCAATGGACACACCTGTGAGTGGGAGGGGCGATGGAACCATATCAAAAAGTTTCTT GAAAGATCGGGGCCTTTCACACATCCTGACTTTGAACCAAGCACAGAG TCGCTGCAGTTTATGTTAGAGACCTGCAAAATCCTGGTGATCGGTGCTGGTGGGCTGGGTTGTGAGCTTCTGAAAGACCTG GCTTTATCTGGCTTTCGCAACATCCATGTTGTCGACATGGACACAATTGATGTTTCTAACTTGAATCGTCAGTTTCTTTTCAG GCCAAAAGATGTAGGTCGATCCAAGGCGGAAGTTGCAGCTGATTTTATCAACAGCAGAATACCTGGATGCTGTGTAGTCCC ACATTATACAAAAATTCAAGACTTAGATGAAACATTCTACAGAC AATTCCACATAATTGTCTGTGGACTGGACTCTGTAGTTGCCAGGAGGTGGATGAATGGTATGCTG CTGTCTTTGCTGGTGTATGAAGATGGTGTTTTGGATCCAGGTTCCATCATTCCTTTAATTGATGGTGGGACAGAGGGCTTTAAAGGCAATGCCAGAGTCATTCTCCCTGGCATGACTGCCTGCATTGACTGTACCCTTGAGCTTTATCCCCCTCAG ATCAACTTCCCCATGTGTACAATAGCCTCCATGCCTCGTTTGCCAGAACATTGCATCGAGTATGTTCGGATGCTACTCTGGCCCAAAGAGACGCCCTTTGGAG ATGGTGTGGCCCTGGATGGAGATGACCCAGAGCAGATCCAGTGGGTGTACCAGAGATCTCTGGAGAGGGCAGCAGAGTTCAACATAACAGGAGTCACATACAGACTAACCCAGG GTGTTGTGAAGAGGATAATCCCTGCTGTAGCATCCACAAATGCTGTTATTGCTG CTGCTTGTGCCACCGAGGTTTTCAAAATAGCATCAAG TGCCTATATACCTCTCAATAACTACATGGTCTTCAATGATGTTGATGGCCTGTACACATACACTTTTGAGGCAGAACGAAAG GAAAACTGTTCAGCCTGCAGCCAAGTACCTCTGGACCTACGCTTTGCTCCATCTTCCAAACTCCAGGAGGTGCTTGACTACCTGACTGAGAGTGCTTCCCT ACAAATGAAATCTCCTGCTATAACAGCGACAGTGGAAGgaaagaacaaaacattatATTTACAG tctgTTGCTTCAATTGAACAGAGGACACGACCAAATCTCTCCAAAACTCTGAAAG agctgGGGCTGACTGATGGACAAGAACTGGCTGTAGCTGATGTCACCACACCCCAGACAATGTTATTCAGACTCTGCTTTACCTCATAG